A genomic stretch from Leptodactylus fuscus isolate aLepFus1 chromosome 10, aLepFus1.hap2, whole genome shotgun sequence includes:
- the LOC142219080 gene encoding histone H1.03-like, with translation MAETAPAAAAAPPPAEPAAKSKKQPKKAAAGGAKKSKKSSGPTVSELIVKAVSASKERSGVSVAALKKVLAAGGYDTDKNRSRVKLGLKALVTKGTLIQVKGSGASGSFKLNKKQAESKDKAAKKKPAAAKPKKAAAKKPAAKSPKKAPTAAKSPKKAKKPAAAAKKAAPKAKKVTKSPAKKAAKPKAAKSPAKKAAKPKAAKSPAKKAAKAKKPAAKK, from the coding sequence ATGGCAGAAACCGCgcccgccgctgccgctgctccccctcccgcCGAACCGGCCGCCAAATCCAAGAAGCAGCCGAAGAAAGCAGCCGCAGGGGGCGCCAAGAAGAGCAAGAAATCCTCCGGTCCCACCGTGTCCGAGCTGATCGTCAAAGCCGTGTCCGCCTCCAAGGAGCGCAGTGGGGTGTCTGTGGCCGCCCTGAAGAAGGTGCTGGCTGCTGGTGGCTACGATACAGACAAGAACCGCAGCCGTGTCAAGCTGGGCCTTAAGGCTCTGGTGACCAAGGGAACCCTGATCCAGGTGAAAGGCAGCGGCGCCTCCGGCTCCTTCAAGCTGAACAAGAAGCAGGCGGAGAGTAAGGACAAGGCGGCCAAGAAGAAGCCTGCAGCGGCCAAGCCCAAGAAAGCTGCCGCCAAGAAGCCCGCGGCTAAGTCTCCTAAGAAGGCGCCGACCGCGGCCAAGAGCCCGAAGAAAGCCAAGAAGCCTGCCGCGGCCGCCAAGAAGGCGGCTCCTAAAGCCAAGAAGGTGACGAAGAGCCCGGCTAAGAAGGCGGCTAAGCCCAAAGCTGCCAAGAGCCCAGCTAAGAAGGCTGCCAAGCCCAAAGCTGCCAAGAGTCCGGCTAAGAAGGCTGCTAAAGCCAAGAAGCCCGCGGCTAAGAAATAA